The Halopseudomonas sabulinigri genome window below encodes:
- a CDS encoding DUF5064 family protein has translation MFEPGQLHLARMRLLPTDSGFSIDIRYQVEQQGKAVSFHVTGEVNGEAIDEGFTLTRDSAFNFASDIDHLLRRHQVLSPEFMSLTTHHEYDAMFEDIRSQLHAWHGEAIDLDQFT, from the coding sequence ATGTTCGAACCCGGCCAACTGCACCTCGCGCGCATGCGTCTGCTGCCGACCGACAGCGGTTTCAGTATCGACATTCGCTATCAGGTGGAGCAGCAAGGCAAGGCAGTCAGCTTCCATGTCACCGGTGAAGTCAACGGCGAGGCGATTGACGAAGGTTTCACGCTAACGCGCGACAGCGCGTTCAACTTTGCCAGTGATATTGATCACCTGCTGCGCCGCCACCAGGTGTTGTCGCCTGAGTTCATGTCGCTGACGACGCATCACGAATACGACGCCATGTTCGAGGACATCCGCAGCCAGTTGCATGCCTGGCACGGCGAAGCCATCGACCTGGATCAGTTCACCTAG
- a CDS encoding nitrate regulatory protein, whose amino-acid sequence MSTALDFMLAARRSEMQGLQALALTCQLVSEISRLVHALQRERGFSNMYLGGQAERYRQPLDELSATASACAERVRKAFNRMDIEHGCGADKARLFTRVAFVLHGLDALPAVRRRVRAQQISAQDATRSFTRLIAGLLAVVFEAADTAVDPRVTRALVAMFNFMQGKELAGQERAIGVSGFIAGYFDQTQRDKLAYLEDAQRRCFDTFIEFADPDSKRHWLTLCSEELVGEIARLRQVAARTNERSQVQAAMGELWFELTSQRIDSMKQVEDDLADKLQLMCEHSTSQAKADLDSQRRLLKRLNSLDDEANTPAARLYNVQATELDPLPGERLGNHVQRSVLEVLHEQTVRLQQLHDELENARRSLSERKTIERAKGVLMTQQGLSEEEAFRALQSAAMERSQKLCDVAQTILNYDALLKTPVTRPGPR is encoded by the coding sequence ATGTCGACAGCGCTTGATTTCATGCTGGCGGCCCGGCGCAGTGAAATGCAGGGGCTGCAGGCACTGGCGCTGACCTGTCAGCTGGTCAGCGAAATCAGCCGTCTGGTGCACGCGCTGCAGCGTGAACGCGGCTTTTCCAACATGTATCTGGGAGGCCAGGCGGAACGTTACCGGCAGCCGCTGGATGAGCTGTCTGCGACTGCCAGCGCTTGCGCTGAGCGAGTACGCAAGGCCTTCAACCGCATGGATATAGAGCACGGCTGCGGCGCCGACAAGGCGCGCCTGTTTACCCGCGTCGCCTTTGTATTGCACGGCCTGGACGCGCTACCGGCCGTGCGGCGGCGAGTGCGCGCGCAGCAAATCAGCGCGCAGGACGCGACTCGCAGCTTTACCCGCCTGATCGCCGGCTTGCTGGCTGTGGTATTTGAAGCGGCGGACACCGCAGTCGATCCGCGCGTAACACGCGCCCTGGTGGCGATGTTCAACTTCATGCAGGGCAAGGAACTGGCGGGGCAGGAGCGGGCTATTGGGGTTTCCGGTTTTATCGCCGGTTACTTCGACCAAACCCAGCGCGACAAGCTGGCTTATCTCGAAGATGCCCAGCGTCGCTGTTTTGATACCTTTATCGAGTTCGCCGACCCCGACAGCAAGCGTCATTGGCTGACCCTCTGCAGTGAAGAGCTGGTGGGTGAGATCGCACGGCTGCGGCAGGTGGCGGCCCGTACCAATGAGCGAAGCCAGGTGCAGGCGGCGATGGGCGAGTTGTGGTTTGAACTCACCTCGCAGCGTATCGACAGCATGAAGCAGGTCGAGGACGACCTGGCCGATAAACTGCAACTGATGTGTGAGCACAGTACCAGCCAGGCCAAGGCGGATCTGGATAGCCAGCGCCGCTTGCTGAAGCGGCTCAACAGCCTGGATGACGAGGCCAATACGCCGGCGGCGCGGCTGTACAACGTACAGGCTACGGAGCTTGATCCGTTGCCAGGTGAGCGTCTGGGCAATCACGTGCAGCGCTCGGTGCTGGAGGTGTTGCACGAGCAGACCGTGCGCCTGCAGCAGTTGCACGACGAGCTGGAAAACGCGCGCCGCAGCCTCAGCGAGCGCAAGACCATCGAGCGCGCCAAGGGCGTGCTGATGACACAACAGGGTTTGAGTGAGGAAGAGGCGTTTCGCGCGTTGCAGAGTGCCGCCATGGAACGAAGCCAGAAGCTGTGCGATGTCGCTCAAACCATTCTCAATTACGACGCACTGCTGAAAACGCCAGTTACCCGCCCCGGCCCGCGCTGA
- the cobO gene encoding cob(I)yrinic acid a,c-diamide adenosyltransferase — protein MSEQDPERDERHRQRMLRKKTVVDEKIAVAQQERGVLLVLTGNGKGKSSSGFGMAARALGHGLRIGIVQFIKGAKSTGEESFFRRFPDEVRYHVMGAGFTWETQDRQDDMAKAQAAWAVAVELMRDPDVALVLLDELNIALKYGYLQLEQVIADIQARPPAQHVVITGRGAPTALLEVADTVTEMGMVKHAFKAGIKAQKGIEF, from the coding sequence ATGAGTGAGCAGGACCCGGAACGCGATGAGCGCCATCGCCAGCGCATGCTGCGCAAGAAGACGGTGGTGGACGAAAAAATCGCCGTCGCACAGCAGGAACGTGGTGTGCTGTTGGTGCTGACCGGTAACGGCAAGGGCAAGAGCAGTTCGGGTTTCGGCATGGCCGCGCGGGCGCTGGGGCATGGCTTGCGCATTGGTATCGTGCAGTTCATCAAGGGCGCAAAAAGCACCGGTGAGGAAAGCTTCTTTCGCCGCTTTCCCGATGAGGTGCGTTATCACGTGATGGGTGCCGGCTTCACTTGGGAAACCCAGGATCGTCAGGATGATATGGCCAAGGCGCAAGCGGCCTGGGCGGTGGCGGTAGAGCTGATGCGCGACCCAGATGTGGCTCTGGTGCTGCTGGATGAGCTGAACATAGCGCTCAAATACGGCTATTTGCAGCTTGAACAGGTCATCGCGGATATTCAGGCCCGGCCCCCCGCGCAGCATGTGGTGATCACCGGTCGTGGCGCACCCACGGCGCTGCTTGAGGTCGCCGATACGGTGACTGAGATGGGCATGGTCAAGCATGCATTCAAAGCCGGTATCAAGGCGCAGAAGGGGATCGAGTTTTGA
- the rloA3 gene encoding retropepsin-like aspartic peptidase RloA3 — protein sequence MQSVFKVMSLSACVLLASVAGMAQAGSDDRVDEAGERHEKQVVGWIEKGLIMPEHTAVKIKVDSGALTSSMHAVNLETFEHKGKPWVRYDVPVKDADSGELVTMKFERPVFRRILVRGAGGSDRRPVVKMSICMGDQVYEEQFSLRDRGDMTYPVLIGRRTIEHIGLIDVSDTFLLKPSCSEQEHEDERDKQERMKDDENLVDDSEIDQPEQTEEELEAEE from the coding sequence ATGCAGTCAGTTTTCAAGGTGATGTCGTTATCAGCGTGTGTACTGCTGGCGTCCGTCGCGGGCATGGCTCAGGCCGGTAGCGATGATCGCGTGGACGAGGCGGGCGAGCGCCACGAGAAGCAGGTAGTGGGCTGGATCGAGAAGGGTCTGATCATGCCTGAGCATACGGCCGTGAAGATCAAGGTCGATTCGGGGGCACTGACCTCGTCGATGCATGCGGTCAATCTGGAGACCTTCGAGCACAAGGGCAAGCCCTGGGTCCGCTACGACGTTCCGGTGAAGGATGCCGACTCCGGCGAGCTGGTCACCATGAAATTCGAGCGTCCGGTGTTTCGCCGCATTCTGGTGCGCGGCGCGGGTGGCTCCGATCGTCGTCCGGTAGTGAAAATGTCGATCTGCATGGGTGACCAGGTTTACGAGGAGCAGTTTTCCCTGCGTGACCGCGGCGACATGACTTACCCGGTGCTGATCGGCCGTCGGACCATCGAGCACATCGGCCTGATCGATGTGTCTGACACCTTCCTGCTCAAGCCCAGTTGTTCAGAGCAGGAGCACGAGGATGAGCGCGACAAGCAGGAGCGCATGAAGGATGACGAAAATCTGGTAGACGACAGCGAGATTGATCAGCCAGAGCAGACTGAAGAAGAGCTGGAAGCCGAAGAATAG
- the btuB gene encoding TonB-dependent vitamin B12 receptor, translated as MKTFFRAPVALGLVGLSSLSLAHTLSLDDQVVTATRTAQSGAQSIAATSVFDRNDIERLQVTSVDQLLRRVPGVNLVNTGGPGKNTTISIRGASTNQVLVLIDGVRIGSATTGDAALQNLPVEQIERIEVVRGPRSSLYGSEAIGGVIQIFTRRGGDGGAQPYFSTTVGSAQHLSGTAGVSGGDDKAWYNLGASSLKDEGIDARPSREVDHDGYRELSANLSGGYRFANGLTLDGNILQVDSHNDYDSGFKANADNVTKVYGARARFSPLSAWDVTLQAGRSEDKTDTFNGNTFNTRIDTRRDSFGWQNDLRLAEGQLLTLGYDWLDDEVNGTGTFAEDGRDNHGVYAQYLAQFGRHEVQLSLRHDDNEQFGAHNTGSLGYGLQLTDALRAVASYGTAFKAPTFNQLYYPGFGNADLEPESSKSLEAGLQGWHDWGNWSATAFRNEIDDLIAYFNSGAGLQAQNIDKATINGLELEAATQLLGWSWQGNLTLQDPKNASNRAGQGDLLPRRAEQVFNLDVDRRFGRIGVGASLHAEGRRWDNAANSTDLPGYNTLDLRATYWLSHAWRVQAQITNLFDTDYETAATYQQPGRAGYLTLRYQAM; from the coding sequence ATGAAAACTTTTTTTCGCGCCCCGGTGGCGCTTGGCCTCGTTGGCCTGTCTTCCCTTTCTTTAGCACATACCCTGAGCCTTGATGATCAGGTGGTGACCGCCACCCGAACGGCGCAGAGCGGCGCGCAAAGCATTGCTGCCACCAGCGTGTTTGATCGTAACGATATCGAGCGACTGCAGGTCACCAGTGTCGACCAGTTGCTGCGCCGTGTGCCGGGTGTCAACCTGGTCAACACCGGTGGCCCCGGCAAGAACACCACGATCAGCATTCGCGGCGCCAGTACCAATCAGGTGCTGGTGTTGATCGATGGCGTGCGCATAGGGTCAGCTACCACCGGCGACGCCGCGCTGCAAAACCTGCCGGTAGAGCAGATTGAGCGGATTGAGGTGGTGCGTGGGCCGCGCTCCAGCCTGTATGGTTCAGAGGCGATTGGCGGGGTGATTCAAATTTTCACCCGCCGGGGCGGTGATGGCGGGGCGCAGCCGTACTTCTCGACCACTGTTGGCAGCGCGCAGCACCTTTCCGGCACTGCCGGAGTGTCGGGCGGCGACGACAAGGCCTGGTACAACCTGGGTGCCAGCAGCCTGAAAGATGAAGGCATTGATGCGCGCCCTTCGCGCGAAGTGGACCATGACGGTTACCGCGAGCTATCGGCCAATCTCAGCGGCGGCTACCGCTTTGCCAACGGACTGACGCTGGATGGCAATATCCTGCAGGTCGACTCGCACAACGATTACGACTCCGGCTTCAAGGCCAACGCTGACAACGTCACCAAGGTGTACGGCGCACGTGCCCGCTTCTCGCCGCTGAGCGCCTGGGATGTGACCCTGCAGGCTGGTCGCAGTGAAGACAAGACCGACACCTTCAACGGCAACACCTTCAACACCCGCATCGATACCCGGCGCGATAGCTTCGGCTGGCAAAACGACCTGCGCCTAGCAGAAGGGCAACTGCTGACCCTGGGCTACGACTGGCTGGACGACGAGGTCAACGGCACCGGCACCTTCGCCGAAGACGGCCGCGACAACCACGGCGTTTACGCGCAATACCTGGCGCAGTTCGGCCGTCACGAAGTGCAGCTCAGCCTGCGCCATGACGACAACGAGCAGTTTGGTGCGCACAACACCGGCAGTTTGGGTTATGGCCTGCAACTCACCGATGCATTGCGTGCGGTGGCCAGTTACGGCACAGCGTTCAAGGCACCGACCTTCAATCAACTGTATTACCCCGGCTTTGGTAATGCAGACCTGGAACCGGAAAGCTCCAAGAGCCTGGAGGCCGGGCTACAAGGCTGGCACGACTGGGGCAACTGGTCGGCCACCGCGTTTCGCAATGAGATCGACGATCTGATCGCCTATTTCAACAGCGGCGCTGGGCTACAGGCGCAGAACATCGACAAGGCCACCATCAACGGGTTGGAGCTGGAAGCCGCTACCCAGCTGTTGGGGTGGAGCTGGCAGGGCAACCTGACCCTGCAGGACCCGAAAAACGCGTCCAATCGCGCCGGCCAGGGCGACCTGCTGCCGCGCCGCGCCGAGCAGGTTTTCAATCTGGATGTGGATCGCCGCTTTGGTCGCATCGGCGTTGGCGCCAGCCTGCACGCCGAAGGTCGGCGCTGGGATAACGCCGCAAACAGTACGGACCTGCCCGGGTATAACACCCTTGATCTGCGTGCTACCTACTGGCTGAGTCACGCCTGGCGGGTACAGGCGCAGATCACCAATCTGTTCGATACCGATTACGAAACCGCCGCCACCTACCAGCAACCGGGTCGCGCGGGGTACCTGACCCTGCGCTACCAGGCCATGTAG
- a CDS encoding DUF2897 family protein, which produces MPWYGWLFIALALGSIVGSLLMLRDNAGSNKVSKETIARVKAREAELAAEEAREEKR; this is translated from the coding sequence ATGCCGTGGTACGGATGGCTGTTTATCGCACTGGCGCTCGGCAGCATCGTCGGCAGCCTGCTGATGCTGCGCGACAACGCCGGGAGCAACAAGGTCAGCAAGGAAACCATTGCCCGTGTGAAAGCGCGCGAAGCGGAACTCGCAGCAGAGGAAGCGCGCGAAGAAAAGCGGTAG
- a CDS encoding DUF2058 domain-containing protein, whose translation MVNSLQAQLLKAGLVDEKKLKQAQRAKKKAAKTEPAQDTGKAIAQARTEKAERDRQLNQQRQEEAARKEREAQVKQMVENSKLDRSGGETPYQFVSKNKIKKIHVTKEQFDLLSRGRLGITRLSGNFVLIPLEIAEKVRERAPHWPVYVAQAKAEAPAEDDPYAAFQVPDDLMW comes from the coding sequence ATGGTCAATTCTCTGCAAGCTCAACTCCTCAAAGCCGGCCTGGTTGACGAGAAAAAACTCAAGCAAGCACAGCGCGCCAAGAAGAAGGCCGCCAAAACCGAACCCGCGCAGGACACCGGCAAAGCCATTGCCCAGGCGCGCACGGAAAAGGCCGAGCGTGACCGCCAGCTCAATCAGCAACGCCAGGAAGAGGCCGCGCGCAAGGAGCGTGAGGCGCAGGTCAAGCAGATGGTCGAGAACAGCAAGCTGGATCGCAGTGGCGGCGAAACGCCCTACCAGTTTGTCAGCAAGAACAAGATCAAGAAGATTCACGTCACCAAGGAGCAGTTCGATCTGCTTAGCCGCGGTCGCCTGGGTATCACCCGGCTGTCGGGCAACTTCGTGCTGATCCCGCTGGAAATCGCTGAAAAGGTACGCGAGCGCGCACCACACTGGCCGGTCTACGTCGCCCAAGCCAAGGCCGAAGCACCAGCCGAAGATGATCCTTATGCTGCCTTCCAGGTCCCTGATGACCTGATGTGGTAG